A single Tuberibacillus sp. Marseille-P3662 DNA region contains:
- a CDS encoding DHA2 family efflux MFS transporter permease subunit, with translation MANEQSSSHQNLNKPVIIAVILAGAFVVILNQTLLNTAIPKIMADLSVSANTAQWLTTGFMLTNGVMIPVTAFLIQKFSTRQLFITAMSLFATGTLIAAFAPSFPLLLIARIVQAAGAGIMIPLMQTVFLLIFPVEKRGAAMGMVGLVIAFAPAIGPTLSGWIVESHSWRVLFYMILPIALLDIIFATFALKNVTKLTYPKIDIVSIILSSLGFGSLLYGFSSAGNNGWSSTEVIIALIVGVITLGLFIWRQLTIQTPMLEFRVFKNKIFALTVLIGMIVMVSMIGVELLLPLYMQNARGYSPLESGLLLLPGAVVMGIMSPITGRVFDKIGARPLAIIGLAVVSIMTFLFSNMTASTTYTTMMIIYAIRMFGISLVMMPVMTAGLNQLPDQLIPHGTAMNNTMRQVAASIGTATLVTVMTNNTKDAVQEHLSHPMIHGVSVAFMVAACLALFALILSFFIKPMKTSKEDTKESMEPVAES, from the coding sequence ATGGCAAATGAACAGTCATCGTCTCATCAAAACTTAAATAAACCCGTCATTATTGCTGTGATTCTCGCGGGGGCATTTGTTGTCATTTTGAATCAGACGCTGTTAAATACCGCTATACCCAAAATCATGGCTGATCTATCCGTTTCTGCCAATACGGCTCAATGGCTAACGACTGGGTTCATGCTAACGAATGGGGTGATGATTCCGGTTACCGCCTTTTTAATCCAAAAGTTTTCGACCAGGCAACTATTTATTACGGCTATGAGTCTGTTTGCGACCGGGACACTGATCGCTGCATTTGCACCTAGTTTTCCGCTCTTGTTAATTGCAAGAATTGTGCAGGCAGCGGGTGCAGGCATTATGATCCCATTAATGCAGACGGTGTTTTTACTTATTTTCCCTGTCGAAAAACGCGGTGCGGCCATGGGAATGGTAGGATTAGTCATCGCTTTTGCTCCCGCAATTGGACCCACACTTTCCGGTTGGATTGTTGAGAGCCATTCATGGCGAGTACTGTTCTATATGATTTTACCAATTGCTTTGCTTGATATTATTTTTGCAACCTTTGCATTGAAAAATGTCACTAAGTTAACCTATCCGAAAATTGATATCGTGTCGATCATCTTGTCGTCGCTTGGATTTGGTAGTTTATTATACGGTTTCAGCAGCGCAGGTAACAACGGCTGGAGCAGTACAGAAGTCATCATCGCTTTAATTGTCGGTGTTATCACACTTGGCTTATTTATATGGCGACAGCTAACCATTCAAACTCCGATGCTTGAATTCAGGGTATTTAAGAACAAGATTTTTGCGCTAACCGTATTGATCGGTATGATTGTTATGGTATCAATGATTGGCGTAGAACTTCTGTTGCCGCTTTATATGCAGAATGCACGAGGTTACTCACCACTCGAGTCTGGATTGCTGCTTTTACCGGGCGCAGTTGTAATGGGGATTATGTCACCAATTACTGGGAGAGTCTTTGATAAGATCGGGGCACGACCACTGGCCATTATCGGTCTGGCAGTTGTTTCTATCATGACATTCCTATTCAGCAATATGACCGCTTCGACGACATACACGACCATGATGATCATTTACGCCATCCGGATGTTCGGAATATCTCTTGTTATGATGCCGGTCATGACAGCCGGATTGAACCAGCTTCCGGATCAGTTAATTCCACACGGAACGGCCATGAATAATACGATGCGACAAGTTGCTGCCTCTATTGGAACGGCAACACTCGTCACAGTAATGACGAACAACACAAAAGATGCCGTGCAGGAACACCTTTCACACCCGATGATTCATGGGGTCTCGGTTGCCTTTATGGTCGCTGCTTGTCTGGCGCTCTTTGCCTTAATCTTGTCTTTCTTTATTAAGCCGATGAAAACGTCAAAAGAAGACACAAAAGAATCAATGGAGCCTGTTGCTGAAAGTTAA
- a CDS encoding efflux RND transporter permease subunit, translated as MNKLINFTLKNKFALWLMTIIIAAAGLYAGLNMKMETIPNINTPVVTVTTPYPGSTPEEVTDKVTKPIEKSVQNLNGVDIVSSSSYQNTSSVQIQYHFDKKMDKAEEEVTEAVSKVSFPTNVQDPEVSRLSMNSLPVITLSVTGENQSLEQLTNKVEDDIAPSFEGLQGVSSVKVAGQQANEVQLTFDQDKMASLGLQKDTIKQLIKGSDVKVPLGLYTFDDTKKSIVVDGNITTLKDLRQLQIPVTPSSEPSTQSQGIPQKQNDSGSQVQESRNQGAAQKTANIPTVELQEIANIKMVGKAESISRTNGKKSISIQVVKTADANTVDVVNRVKEQMNDLEKDIDGINMISSFDQGEPIENSVNTMLSKAIFGALFAMIIIFMFLRNVKTTLISVVSIPLSLLMALLLLNQMDITLNIMTLGAMTIAIGRVVDDSIVVIENIYRRMALEGEQLKGRALIREATKEMFRPIASSTIVTIAVFLPMGLVSGMVGQLFMPFALTVVLALLSSLLVAVTVVPVLAHSFMKQGPPSKKETTTHNEGPGRMARGYKRILNWTLNHKIITSGLAVLLLIGSLALVPAIGVSFLPSQEQKMMIATYKPEPGQTLDSVKKRAADAETYLEDRENVQTIQYSLGGENPMNPGASNQAMFFVQYEDDTENFNEEKEQVIKDLKSQTNKGEWASQNFTSTGGSNQIQLLVKGDSMDAIKPVVQDIEKVMQDQDNLKDVGSSMSETYDEYTLVANQKKLSELGLTAGQISQSLNQTQQRPMLTTIQKDGESVNVYLQVNEKNYSNINDVKNTDIQTPVGKTVKVEDVTDVNKGETSDTITRRNGSTYVSVSGKLTTDNATAVSQSLQNDIDEMDLPSGIEVSMGGVTQDIQESFTQLGLAMLAAIAIVYLVLVITFGGALAPFAILFSLPFTIIGALIGLLISGEPLGVSAMIGALMLIGIVVTNAIVLIDRVIHKEQEGWSIREALLEAGTIRLRPILMTALATIGALLPLALGLEGSGFIGKSLGITVIGGLTSSTLLTLVIVPIIYDALSKLRRKNKNRDREA; from the coding sequence TTGAACAAGTTAATCAACTTTACATTAAAGAATAAGTTTGCTCTTTGGTTGATGACGATTATCATAGCGGCCGCAGGTTTATATGCAGGCCTTAATATGAAAATGGAGACCATACCGAATATCAATACTCCGGTTGTGACTGTCACAACGCCCTATCCAGGTTCCACACCTGAAGAAGTGACGGATAAGGTTACGAAACCGATCGAAAAATCGGTACAGAATTTGAATGGCGTTGATATCGTGAGTTCATCTTCTTACCAAAACACGTCTTCCGTTCAAATTCAATATCATTTTGATAAGAAAATGGATAAAGCGGAAGAAGAAGTGACAGAGGCGGTATCTAAGGTCAGTTTTCCGACCAATGTTCAAGATCCGGAGGTTTCCCGGTTAAGCATGAACAGTCTCCCTGTCATTACATTAAGTGTTACAGGCGAGAACCAATCTTTGGAACAATTAACAAATAAAGTGGAAGATGACATTGCCCCTTCATTTGAAGGACTTCAAGGCGTGTCTTCTGTTAAAGTTGCGGGGCAGCAAGCAAATGAAGTCCAGCTGACATTTGACCAAGATAAAATGGCATCGTTAGGTCTTCAAAAGGATACGATCAAGCAATTGATCAAAGGATCCGATGTCAAGGTGCCACTCGGTTTATATACATTCGATGATACAAAGAAATCAATCGTCGTTGATGGTAACATTACAACACTTAAAGACTTAAGGCAATTGCAAATTCCTGTCACACCTTCGTCAGAACCATCAACTCAAAGCCAAGGGATACCGCAGAAACAAAATGACAGCGGTTCGCAAGTACAGGAAAGTCGGAATCAGGGGGCTGCACAGAAGACAGCGAACATCCCGACGGTGGAGCTTCAAGAAATCGCCAATATTAAAATGGTGGGCAAAGCCGAATCTATCTCAAGAACTAATGGGAAGAAATCCATCAGCATACAAGTCGTCAAAACAGCTGACGCCAACACGGTCGATGTCGTTAACCGTGTAAAGGAGCAAATGAACGATTTGGAAAAAGACATTGATGGGATTAACATGATCTCGTCTTTTGATCAAGGAGAACCAATCGAGAATTCTGTTAATACTATGCTGAGCAAAGCAATATTTGGCGCTTTGTTCGCTATGATTATCATTTTCATGTTCCTGAGAAACGTGAAAACCACGCTCATTTCTGTAGTATCCATTCCATTATCATTACTTATGGCGTTATTGCTGTTAAACCAAATGGATATTACCTTGAATATTATGACGCTTGGGGCCATGACAATAGCCATTGGGCGTGTCGTTGATGACTCTATCGTTGTTATAGAGAATATCTATCGCAGAATGGCTTTAGAGGGTGAACAACTTAAAGGTCGAGCGCTAATACGTGAAGCGACGAAGGAAATGTTTCGTCCGATTGCTTCTTCAACCATCGTCACGATTGCTGTATTTTTGCCAATGGGGCTTGTCAGCGGCATGGTGGGTCAACTATTCATGCCGTTCGCATTAACTGTTGTTCTTGCGTTATTGTCTTCCTTATTGGTAGCTGTGACTGTAGTACCCGTTTTAGCACACAGTTTTATGAAGCAAGGTCCCCCTTCTAAAAAGGAAACGACGACGCATAATGAAGGGCCCGGGAGAATGGCACGGGGATACAAACGCATCCTGAACTGGACATTAAATCATAAGATCATCACGTCAGGCCTGGCTGTTCTGCTTTTAATTGGAAGCTTGGCGCTTGTACCAGCTATTGGTGTCAGTTTTTTACCTTCTCAAGAGCAGAAAATGATGATTGCTACTTATAAACCAGAACCCGGTCAAACGTTGGATAGTGTCAAGAAGCGTGCGGCTGATGCAGAAACGTATCTGGAAGACCGTGAAAATGTCCAAACCATTCAATACTCTCTTGGCGGGGAAAACCCGATGAATCCAGGGGCTTCGAACCAAGCAATGTTCTTTGTTCAATATGAAGATGATACTGAAAACTTCAATGAGGAAAAAGAGCAGGTTATTAAAGATCTGAAATCACAAACAAACAAAGGCGAATGGGCATCCCAAAATTTCACATCGACAGGTGGAAGTAATCAAATCCAACTCCTCGTCAAAGGGGATTCCATGGATGCGATCAAACCGGTCGTCCAAGATATCGAAAAAGTTATGCAAGATCAGGACAACCTGAAAGATGTCGGTTCAAGTATGTCTGAAACTTATGATGAGTACACCCTTGTTGCCAATCAGAAAAAACTGAGTGAACTAGGGCTAACAGCTGGGCAAATCAGCCAGTCATTAAATCAAACTCAACAAAGGCCTATGCTGACAACCATTCAAAAAGATGGAGAGAGCGTCAATGTTTACCTTCAGGTCAATGAAAAAAATTATTCGAACATCAATGATGTTAAGAATACAGACATTCAAACGCCTGTCGGAAAAACAGTGAAGGTCGAAGATGTCACGGATGTAAACAAAGGAGAAACATCTGATACCATTACGCGCCGGAACGGTTCAACCTACGTATCGGTGAGTGGCAAGCTGACAACCGATAACGCAACAGCCGTATCACAAAGTCTGCAGAACGACATTGATGAGATGGATCTGCCTTCGGGTATTGAAGTTTCCATGGGCGGCGTCACTCAAGATATTCAAGAATCGTTTACACAGCTCGGCCTCGCTATGCTCGCAGCCATAGCAATTGTATACCTTGTTCTTGTCATCACATTTGGTGGGGCACTCGCACCGTTTGCCATTTTGTTTTCCCTGCCGTTTACAATCATTGGTGCACTTATCGGCCTGTTGATCAGCGGTGAACCGTTGGGTGTTTCCGCAATGATCGGTGCGCTCATGCTCATAGGTATTGTTGTCACCAACGCGATTGTATTGATTGACCGTGTCATTCATAAAGAGCAAGAAGGTTGGAGCATTCGCGAAGCACTACTTGAAGCTGGAACTATCCGTTTGCGTCCTATTTTGATGACCGCTCTTGCTACCATCGGAGCACTATTGCCATTAGCTTTAGGGCTTGAAGGCAGCGGATTTATTGGTAAGAGCCTTGGTATAACAGTCATCGGTGGTCTGACAAGTTCAACATTATTGACATTAGTCATCGTTCCGATCATTTATGATGCGCTCAGTAAACTAAGAAGAAAGAACAAAAATAGAGATCGTGAAGCATAA
- the bla gene encoding class A beta-lactamase — MRKFTLFVSLFALITLAACTDSTNSTNVSSEEENEVGQTTKTDEKFDQIENEFNARLSVYAIDTGSNQTIEYRPDERFAFASTYKALAAAIVLQQNTMEELKEVITYTKDDLVPYSPITKKHVDTGMALLKLAEAAVRSSDNTAGNLLLKALGGPDGFEQALRQIGDNVTQADRYEPNLNEFTPGDTRDTSTPKVLATDLQAFAVGDLLSNDDRERFTNWLQGNATGDTLIRAGAPKGWEVGDKSGAGNYGTRNDIAVVWPPNREPIVISIMSRHDTEDAKYDDTLIAQAAKVALNALK, encoded by the coding sequence TTGCGTAAGTTTACATTGTTTGTGTCGCTGTTCGCATTGATTACACTCGCCGCCTGCACGGATTCAACCAATTCGACTAATGTCTCATCTGAAGAGGAAAACGAAGTGGGACAAACAACAAAAACAGATGAAAAATTTGACCAAATCGAGAATGAGTTTAATGCTCGGCTCAGTGTCTATGCGATTGATACTGGTTCGAATCAGACCATCGAATATCGACCAGATGAACGTTTCGCTTTTGCATCCACCTACAAGGCATTGGCCGCTGCTATCGTATTACAGCAGAATACTATGGAAGAGCTTAAGGAAGTCATCACCTATACCAAGGATGATTTGGTTCCCTATTCTCCAATTACCAAGAAACACGTTGATACCGGGATGGCCCTTTTGAAACTTGCCGAGGCGGCAGTTCGGTCCAGTGACAACACCGCAGGGAACCTCTTACTTAAGGCACTAGGAGGTCCTGACGGATTTGAACAAGCCTTAAGGCAAATCGGCGATAACGTTACCCAAGCGGATCGATACGAACCCAATTTGAATGAATTTACCCCGGGAGATACTCGTGACACTAGCACACCGAAAGTTCTTGCCACCGACCTTCAGGCATTCGCAGTCGGCGACTTGCTTTCGAATGATGATCGCGAACGGTTCACGAATTGGCTTCAAGGAAATGCGACAGGAGATACGCTGATTCGCGCGGGCGCACCGAAAGGATGGGAAGTCGGTGATAAGAGTGGGGCCGGAAATTACGGAACGAGAAATGACATTGCAGTTGTTTGGCCGCCAAACAGGGAACCAATCGTTATTTCGATTATGTCCCGTCATGATACGGAAGATGCCAAATATGATGATACGCTAATTGCGCAGGCTGCCAAAGTCGCACTTAACGCCCTAAAGTGA